A part of Methanohalobium evestigatum Z-7303 genomic DNA contains:
- a CDS encoding CbbQ/NirQ/NorQ/GpvN family protein — MTSKNILCNGQAFEEYIFENEPYYVPTGNEIEIFTAAYKNNLPVNLKGPTGCGKTRFMEYMAYHLNRPLITVACHEDLTATDLIGRFIIKGGDVEWNDGPLTKAVKNGAICYLDEVVEARTDTLVVIHPLTDERRILPIDKQGIVLKAKPEFMLSISYNPGYQSVIKDLKQSTRQRFIAIEFNYPSMNTETQIVAHESGVSQNTAHSLVEIGHRIRNFKQHGLEEGISTRLLIYAGKLINEGIAPNTACRSAMIEPITDDFDLQMSISEIISAVLEWE; from the coding sequence GTGACGTCAAAAAATATATTATGTAACGGTCAAGCTTTTGAAGAGTATATTTTCGAAAATGAACCATATTATGTACCTACCGGAAATGAAATCGAAATTTTCACAGCTGCATACAAAAACAATCTCCCTGTAAATCTAAAAGGTCCGACAGGATGTGGTAAAACAAGGTTCATGGAATACATGGCTTATCATCTAAATCGTCCATTGATTACCGTCGCTTGCCATGAGGACCTGACAGCTACCGACCTTATAGGACGATTTATTATAAAAGGGGGAGACGTAGAATGGAATGATGGACCACTTACAAAAGCTGTTAAAAACGGAGCTATATGTTATCTAGATGAAGTGGTAGAGGCGAGAACGGACACATTGGTTGTCATACACCCTTTGACAGATGAGCGCAGAATCTTGCCGATTGACAAACAGGGTATTGTCCTTAAAGCAAAACCTGAATTCATGCTTTCAATATCCTATAATCCTGGCTACCAGAGCGTTATTAAAGACCTTAAGCAGAGTACACGTCAAAGGTTTATAGCCATAGAATTTAATTATCCCTCGATGAATACCGAGACTCAAATTGTGGCACATGAAAGTGGAGTGAGCCAAAATACAGCTCATTCACTGGTAGAAATCGGTCATCGTATTCGAAATTTCAAACAGCATGGTCTCGAGGAGGGTATTAGTACAAGGCTTCTAATATATGCTGGTAAGCTAATTAATGAAGGGATAGCTCCAAATACTGCCTGTAGGTCAGCGATGATAGAACCAATTACCGATGATTTTGATCTTCAAATGAGTATATCCGAAATTATATCTGCTGTACTGGAGTGGGAATAA
- a CDS encoding nitric oxide reductase activation protein NorD, whose amino-acid sequence MDWFMLAVYVANINISCLEGFIKSSAKIIKKTGLYELEEWLEIGISLAETSSKVAITYFGTTSDVFLSVGYDRFKNLSDIGIKLAKQDAQVSECYFKNLPFLQRCLLHDYINDFAEVVKGLAISDRKSAIDLIENTESVFKQIPSFKKRKFLYQVKKTACIDTSTAHLLYHKSGYILYWLTESEFDQLVNFVIEFAKIDPNVACSFLNACPEFFKKVETSEVFKWSNIGMYLIQKNVESSKAFFDKLLDNIDLMKENFNQAERVDLIYKSADFALSSWVCLDDFFKSLPAIYNILSKSEFYEWLELGKNIALHNSIIGSAFYRDSTWVIVHANPRYRRQIFKTGKELLSSNPMIAGLFFNALPEASDNLHLNHIDEWAKHGLSLYNIDQKIAASYFEHTPSLLKDIDIIGVKDWTQKGIELFYKDFVSGRLYFNLESRKSREVIGSLSNGVELEKVQKTLKYYTLGLSGINYKIYSKNMISDFDTPNPVVYNNIIYLKPRVNLFDNPEYNFRFYKLCLIHEIAHKLYGSDLISALKNNRSGITYHEILSVLPEKNTDNNFDLQTLTSRFIYPKVIEDIFTIIEDARVEYKIMESYRGLYKDFKLRYLLLSKRSLSKDVPEIFVDSLLWVTCGYRPSSNKRDVQCLIDFSKSVLNKMVFHSESSVIESFVVACKIYNKIKELLNCETHLEYNPIQNLEYRSVEFKNTIKTSKETEKPGMEDLEYTSPVTYVQASDKAEETCYPHDHITPKSPSCTKNIIASYRYDEWDERINDYKYEWCIVNEVEPDKDTSNFYEETLESYIYEINYLKKVFSSIKPEDYQMLKRQSDGDEIDIDSVIDSLVEKKYGSHPNEDFYIKNVKKERDVATLFLVDVSASTQKKLGMGGKTILDIEKEALIVMSHALENIGDKYAIYAFSGTTHRNVEYYVVKKFDEGLSTDMKSRISALEPISNTRLGPAIRHSIKKHKDIEAKTKLIILISDGEPYDFGTNGPPYQGDFAERDTKMAIREGYEKGIHFFCVTVDKEAKDYMDSIFSDAGYTIIDDVALIPERLPMIYKKLTT is encoded by the coding sequence TTGGACTGGTTTATGCTTGCTGTATATGTGGCAAATATTAATATTTCCTGTCTTGAAGGATTTATAAAATCATCGGCTAAAATCATCAAAAAAACAGGATTATATGAGCTTGAAGAATGGTTAGAAATTGGAATTTCCCTTGCAGAAACAAGTAGTAAAGTGGCAATAACATATTTTGGCACTACATCTGATGTTTTTCTATCTGTTGGATATGATCGTTTTAAGAACCTGTCAGATATCGGCATAAAACTTGCAAAACAGGATGCTCAAGTTTCTGAATGTTATTTTAAAAATCTACCTTTCCTACAACGCTGTCTTTTACATGATTACATCAATGATTTTGCAGAAGTTGTCAAAGGTCTGGCAATATCTGATAGGAAATCTGCAATAGATTTAATAGAAAATACAGAATCAGTATTTAAACAAATTCCCTCGTTTAAAAAGCGAAAATTCTTGTACCAAGTCAAAAAAACAGCATGTATAGATACTTCAACAGCACATTTGCTTTACCATAAATCTGGGTATATATTATACTGGTTGACAGAATCAGAATTTGACCAGCTGGTAAATTTCGTGATAGAATTTGCAAAAATAGATCCCAATGTTGCTTGTTCTTTTTTAAATGCCTGTCCCGAATTTTTTAAAAAGGTAGAGACATCCGAGGTTTTCAAGTGGTCCAACATAGGAATGTATTTGATACAAAAAAATGTTGAATCATCAAAGGCTTTTTTTGATAAACTTTTGGATAACATAGACCTTATGAAAGAAAATTTTAATCAGGCAGAACGTGTAGATTTAATCTACAAAAGTGCAGATTTTGCACTCTCAAGCTGGGTTTGTCTTGATGATTTTTTTAAATCATTACCAGCCATATATAATATTTTATCTAAAAGTGAGTTCTATGAATGGCTTGAATTGGGTAAAAATATCGCTTTACATAATTCTATTATAGGTTCGGCCTTTTATAGAGATTCAACATGGGTAATTGTCCATGCAAACCCACGATACCGCAGGCAAATTTTTAAAACTGGAAAAGAGTTACTGTCATCTAACCCCATGATTGCAGGTTTGTTTTTCAATGCACTACCAGAGGCAAGTGATAACCTACATCTAAATCATATCGATGAATGGGCAAAACATGGTTTGAGTTTATACAATATAGACCAAAAAATAGCTGCCAGTTATTTTGAACACACACCATCACTTTTAAAAGATATTGATATAATAGGCGTTAAGGATTGGACTCAAAAGGGCATAGAGTTATTTTACAAGGATTTTGTGAGTGGAAGACTTTATTTTAATTTAGAATCCAGAAAATCTAGGGAGGTCATAGGTAGCTTATCAAATGGGGTGGAACTGGAAAAAGTGCAAAAAACCCTGAAATATTATACTTTAGGCCTCTCGGGTATCAATTACAAGATTTACTCCAAAAACATGATTTCTGATTTTGACACACCAAACCCTGTTGTATATAATAATATAATTTACCTAAAACCTCGAGTAAATTTATTTGACAATCCAGAGTACAATTTTAGGTTTTACAAATTGTGCTTAATACATGAGATAGCCCATAAACTCTATGGCAGTGATCTCATCTCTGCCCTGAAAAACAATAGAAGCGGTATAACATATCATGAAATCCTATCGGTTTTACCAGAAAAGAATACTGATAATAATTTTGATTTACAAACGCTAACATCGAGGTTTATTTATCCAAAGGTTATTGAAGATATTTTTACAATAATAGAAGATGCAAGAGTAGAGTACAAAATTATGGAATCCTACAGAGGACTTTATAAGGATTTTAAACTTAGATACCTACTGCTCTCAAAAAGGTCACTATCAAAAGATGTCCCTGAAATATTTGTGGACTCCCTTCTTTGGGTCACCTGTGGATATAGACCATCATCAAACAAAAGGGATGTCCAATGCCTGATCGACTTCTCAAAAAGCGTATTAAATAAAATGGTATTTCATTCAGAATCCTCAGTTATAGAATCTTTTGTAGTAGCCTGTAAAATATATAACAAGATTAAAGAATTGTTGAATTGTGAAACTCATTTAGAATACAATCCAATCCAAAACTTAGAATACAGGAGTGTGGAATTTAAAAACACTATTAAAACTTCAAAAGAAACCGAAAAGCCTGGTATGGAGGATTTAGAATATACCTCCCCTGTTACATATGTACAGGCAAGTGATAAGGCAGAAGAGACCTGCTATCCACATGATCATATAACACCTAAGTCCCCGAGTTGCACCAAAAACATAATTGCAAGCTACAGGTATGATGAATGGGACGAACGTATTAACGATTACAAATATGAATGGTGTATAGTAAATGAAGTAGAACCAGATAAAGATACAAGCAATTTTTATGAGGAAACCTTAGAAAGTTACATATATGAAATTAATTATCTAAAAAAGGTTTTTAGCTCCATAAAGCCTGAAGATTATCAAATGTTAAAAAGGCAGTCAGATGGAGATGAAATAGATATAGATTCAGTGATAGATTCTTTGGTTGAAAAAAAATATGGTTCTCATCCTAATGAGGATTTTTATATAAAAAATGTTAAAAAGGAGAGGGATGTTGCTACTCTTTTCCTAGTAGATGTGAGTGCATCTACACAAAAAAAACTTGGTATGGGTGGTAAAACTATACTGGATATTGAAAAGGAAGCTCTTATTGTAATGAGCCATGCACTTGAGAATATAGGTGATAAATATGCCATATATGCGTTTTCTGGTACTACACACAGGAATGTAGAATACTATGTTGTAAAAAAATTTGATGAAGGGTTGTCCACTGATATGAAATCCCGGATTAGTGCCTTAGAACCTATATCCAATACAAGACTTGGACCTGCTATACGGCATTCGATAAAAAAACATAAAGACATTGAAGCAAAAACAAAACTTATCATACTGATTTCAGATGGAGAACCCTATGATTTTGGTACCAATGGACCTCCCTATCAGGGGGATTTTGCTGAAAGGGATACCAAAATGGCTATCAGAGAAGGATATGAAAAAGGTATTCACTTTTTTTGTGTAACAGTAGATAAAGAGGCAAAAGATTACATGGATTCTATCTTTTCAGATGCAGGTTATACTATAATCGATGATGTTGCCCTAATTCCCGAACGCCTTCCTATGATATACAAAAAGCTAACTACCTAA
- a CDS encoding DMT family transporter, with protein sequence MISIETFAVVFGIASAVSWGTGDFVGGYATRRTSAYSVVLVTQIMGVITFPILAFTFSESLPSLNNLIWGAFAGFFGASGLISLYTGLAKGKMSIVAILAAVISMITPVIYSAFYEGIPSIFKITGFIFAFIGIWFIVSMNVGPKLKASDLGFPLLAGTLFGLFFISIDNFSATAIYWPLTVSRTTAFIMLTGFIMLTKTVRKPTSDVILIVILAGLFNTGGAAFFALASGAGRLDVATVLSSLSPAVTVLLACILLKEQLASRQWLGVIAALIAIIFLSV encoded by the coding sequence ATGATATCTATTGAAACTTTTGCAGTTGTTTTTGGAATTGCATCTGCGGTATCATGGGGTACAGGAGATTTTGTAGGGGGATATGCTACCAGACGGACAAGTGCTTATTCTGTAGTTCTGGTTACACAAATCATGGGTGTTATTACATTTCCAATTCTTGCGTTTACGTTTTCAGAGAGTTTACCTTCGCTAAACAACCTTATTTGGGGTGCATTTGCAGGATTTTTTGGAGCTTCAGGGTTGATATCGCTGTATACGGGTCTTGCCAAAGGAAAAATGAGTATAGTTGCTATTCTGGCTGCGGTAATATCGATGATTACACCTGTAATATATTCTGCTTTTTATGAGGGTATTCCTTCAATTTTTAAAATTACGGGTTTTATTTTTGCATTTATTGGAATATGGTTTATTGTCAGTATGAATGTAGGACCCAAATTAAAAGCAAGTGATTTAGGGTTTCCACTACTTGCAGGTACATTATTTGGTTTGTTTTTTATATCCATTGATAATTTTAGTGCTACTGCAATTTACTGGCCATTAACAGTTTCAAGAACTACAGCATTTATCATGCTCACAGGATTCATAATGTTGACAAAGACTGTAAGGAAACCCACATCTGATGTAATTCTGATAGTTATCCTTGCAGGATTATTTAATACAGGAGGAGCTGCCTTTTTTGCACTGGCTTCAGGAGCTGGGAGGTTAGATGTTGCCACTGTTCTATCATCACTAAGTCCTGCAGTTACAGTATTGTTGGCATGTATATTATTAAAAGAACAACTTGCTTCGCGTCAATGGTTAGGAGTTATAGCCGCTCTAATCGCTATAATTTTTCTATCGGTTTAA
- a CDS encoding proteasome-activating nucleotidase, whose translation MTTSNSSSESNPTTNTVNSNNEYDELEKSESSDTEDLENKDIDTLISDIKSLRVQNENLRANLLDANMTISNYEEEIEKLNKQIDQLSKPPLFVATVLEINDDTVVLRQHGNNQEVVTNVSSDFKDQLEPGVRVSVNAAFSVISVISRAADVRAQIMEVINSPGIDYDMIGGLDDIIQEVIESVQLPLTEQELFDNIGIEPPSGVLLYGPPGSGKTLIAKAVASQANATFIRMSGSDLVQKFIGEGARLVKDVFEMARSKSPSILFIDEIDAVGGMRTHDGTTGSAEVNRTMLQLLAEMDGFDPKGEVKIIAATNRADLLDPALLRPGRFDRLIEIPKPDNKGREDILRIQTRKMNLSDDVDFTRLADITEGLTGADLMALVKEAGMFVLRRRGNQINMQDFLDSYEKIVEEEEVHTPIGGMFG comes from the coding sequence ATGACTACATCTAATTCAAGTTCAGAGTCAAATCCGACGACAAATACAGTAAACTCTAATAACGAATATGATGAGCTTGAAAAAAGTGAATCATCAGATACAGAAGATCTGGAAAACAAAGACATTGACACATTAATCAGTGATATAAAATCCTTAAGAGTACAGAATGAAAACCTAAGAGCTAATCTCCTTGATGCCAATATGACAATAAGTAATTATGAAGAGGAGATTGAAAAGCTCAATAAACAAATTGATCAGCTTTCTAAACCGCCTTTGTTTGTGGCAACTGTGTTGGAAATAAATGATGATACAGTAGTTTTAAGACAGCACGGTAATAATCAGGAAGTTGTAACTAACGTTTCTTCAGATTTTAAAGACCAACTGGAACCGGGAGTTCGTGTAAGTGTAAATGCTGCTTTTTCAGTAATATCTGTCATCAGCAGAGCGGCAGATGTACGGGCACAGATAATGGAAGTTATTAATTCACCCGGTATAGATTACGATATGATTGGAGGACTTGACGACATAATCCAGGAAGTAATCGAATCGGTACAACTTCCGTTGACAGAACAGGAATTATTTGACAATATAGGGATTGAACCTCCAAGTGGAGTACTGTTATATGGTCCACCTGGAAGTGGAAAAACCCTGATAGCAAAGGCAGTTGCCTCTCAGGCAAATGCAACATTTATACGTATGTCTGGATCAGACCTTGTGCAAAAATTCATAGGTGAAGGTGCAAGGCTTGTCAAGGATGTCTTTGAAATGGCAAGAAGCAAATCACCATCTATACTTTTTATTGATGAAATAGATGCTGTTGGTGGTATGCGTACACATGATGGAACAACAGGTTCAGCAGAAGTAAATCGTACAATGCTACAACTCCTTGCAGAAATGGACGGGTTTGACCCTAAAGGAGAAGTTAAAATAATCGCAGCTACAAACAGGGCTGATTTGCTTGACCCTGCCCTTCTACGTCCTGGCAGATTCGACCGCCTTATTGAGATTCCAAAACCTGATAATAAAGGACGTGAGGACATTCTAAGAATCCAGACCAGAAAAATGAACCTTTCAGATGATGTGGACTTCACCAGATTGGCTGATATAACTGAAGGTTTAACAGGTGCTGATTTGATGGCACTTGTGAAAGAAGCAGGCATGTTTGTCCTGCGAAGACGTGGTAACCAGATAAACATGCAGGACTTTTTGGATTCCTACGAAAAAATAGTGGAAGAGGAAGAAGTACATACACCTATAGGTGGAATGTTTGGTTAA
- a CDS encoding TIGR00304 family membrane protein: MQTSNLLKLGSLLIFIGFAMVFLGMIFTAGTGQNDFGGLIMIGPIPIVFGTSPEITSSMLLLGLLILIVYLLIIKR, from the coding sequence ATGCAGACATCAAACCTTCTCAAACTTGGTTCTCTGTTAATCTTTATTGGATTTGCCATGGTATTTCTGGGAATGATTTTCACAGCCGGTACAGGTCAAAATGATTTTGGCGGACTTATAATGATAGGTCCAATTCCTATTGTCTTTGGCACATCACCAGAAATTACAAGCAGTATGCTCCTGCTCGGACTATTAATATTGATTGTTTATTTACTGATAATAAAAAGATAA
- a CDS encoding TIGR00304 family membrane protein, which produces MAGEYLIYTGIFVIIIGFIIIAISIIINTMKEYEKEEHNYYKTPDYQDQHHSENYNKPRTDVKGGGVVMIGPIPLVFGSDNQSLQKLMILAIILMLLGFAFTFVYSL; this is translated from the coding sequence ATGGCAGGTGAATACCTCATATATACTGGAATTTTTGTCATAATTATCGGATTTATAATTATAGCAATATCGATTATAATAAACACAATGAAAGAATACGAAAAAGAGGAACACAATTACTATAAAACACCTGATTATCAGGACCAACACCATTCTGAAAATTACAATAAACCTCGTACAGATGTTAAGGGTGGCGGTGTTGTAATGATAGGACCAATTCCCCTTGTATTTGGTTCAGATAACCAATCATTGCAAAAACTAATGATACTGGCTATTATTCTGATGTTGTTAGGATTTGCTTTTACCTTTGTTTACTCGTTGTGA
- the uvrB gene encoding excinuclease ABC subunit UvrB — MKPFKVVTSYEPRGDQPSAISNLTNGLNKGFKHQTLLGVTGSGKTFTMANVIENVQKPTLVIAHNKTLAAQLYSEFREFFPDNAVEYFVSYYDYYQPEAYIPTTDTYIEKESSINEEINRLRLSATKSLMERRDVIVVSSVSCIYNIGSPDEWKEMSLFLSPGEEVDKSSLSASLVNMQYERNDIEFTQGTFRSRGDTIEIYPAQEEHGIRIELFGDEIEKISYFDPLTGKVQNTLNEDEYIAIYPAKHFVMPQEQIDRAMDSIEKELEEHVSRFEANNQQLEAQRLLQRTNFDMEMLREIGYCSGIENYSRHFDGRRPGDPPYSLLDFFPDDYLIFIDESHVTIPQIGGMYNGDKSRKDSLVEYGFRLPSAYDNRPLKFDEFENRVNQIIYVSATPANYEFNKSEQVVEQIIRPTGLVDPEIIVRPIENQIDDLIGEVREVAEEGYRTLVTTLTKRMAEDLTDYLLEVGIRVKYMHSDIDTLERAEIVRSLRKGDFDVLVGINLLREGLDIPEVELVAILDADKEGFLRSERSLIQTIGRASRNANGRVILYADKTTGSMKRAIDETNRRRELQIDFNQRNGIVPQTITKAIQKELVEVEYPEPQTSEYSETVALAENKSTKDIENLIIDLEEDMHLAAKNLEFEKAAELRDKINDLRRKYSL; from the coding sequence ATGAAACCTTTTAAAGTAGTTACCAGTTATGAACCAAGAGGAGACCAGCCCTCAGCCATTTCAAATTTAACAAATGGACTTAACAAAGGTTTTAAACACCAGACTCTTCTGGGAGTTACAGGGTCAGGTAAAACCTTTACAATGGCAAATGTCATAGAAAACGTTCAAAAACCTACACTTGTAATTGCACATAACAAAACACTTGCCGCTCAATTGTATTCTGAATTCAGGGAATTTTTCCCAGACAATGCAGTAGAATATTTTGTAAGTTATTATGATTATTATCAACCCGAAGCCTATATACCAACCACTGATACCTATATTGAAAAAGAATCTTCAATAAATGAAGAAATTAATAGGTTGCGGCTATCTGCCACCAAATCGCTAATGGAACGCAGAGATGTCATTGTAGTATCCAGTGTTTCATGTATCTACAATATAGGTTCACCTGATGAATGGAAAGAGATGTCTTTATTCCTCTCCCCTGGTGAAGAGGTTGATAAAAGTTCCCTGTCTGCCAGTCTGGTTAATATGCAGTATGAGAGAAATGATATTGAATTTACACAGGGTACATTCAGGTCACGAGGAGATACAATTGAAATTTACCCTGCACAGGAAGAACACGGAATACGAATAGAACTTTTCGGAGATGAGATTGAAAAAATATCATATTTTGACCCATTGACAGGTAAAGTGCAAAATACACTGAATGAAGATGAATACATTGCAATTTACCCCGCAAAACATTTTGTAATGCCTCAAGAACAGATAGATAGGGCTATGGATTCTATAGAAAAAGAACTTGAAGAACATGTATCCAGATTTGAAGCAAACAACCAGCAACTTGAAGCCCAGAGACTTTTGCAACGTACTAATTTTGATATGGAAATGCTTCGTGAAATTGGATACTGCAGTGGTATTGAAAACTATTCCCGGCATTTTGACGGTCGCAGACCGGGTGACCCTCCATATTCACTCCTTGATTTCTTCCCTGATGATTATCTTATATTTATAGATGAATCACATGTAACAATACCTCAAATAGGCGGCATGTACAACGGTGATAAATCCAGAAAGGATTCACTTGTTGAATATGGATTCCGCCTCCCATCTGCCTATGACAATCGACCCCTGAAATTCGATGAATTTGAAAATAGAGTTAATCAGATTATTTATGTTTCAGCAACACCTGCTAATTATGAATTTAATAAGAGTGAACAGGTCGTTGAACAGATAATTCGACCAACAGGACTTGTCGACCCTGAAATAATAGTGCGACCTATAGAAAACCAGATTGATGACCTTATAGGTGAAGTCAGAGAAGTAGCCGAAGAGGGATACCGCACCCTTGTCACCACCCTTACAAAAAGGATGGCTGAGGATTTAACCGATTATTTACTTGAAGTTGGTATCAGAGTTAAATACATGCATTCTGATATCGATACTCTTGAACGTGCAGAAATTGTAAGAAGTCTTAGAAAAGGAGATTTTGATGTCCTTGTAGGAATTAATCTGTTAAGAGAAGGGCTTGATATACCTGAAGTGGAGCTTGTAGCAATCCTTGATGCTGATAAAGAAGGATTCCTGCGTTCAGAACGCTCCCTTATCCAGACCATTGGGAGAGCTTCAAGAAACGCAAACGGTCGCGTTATTCTATATGCTGACAAAACCACAGGTTCCATGAAAAGAGCTATTGATGAAACAAACCGCAGACGTGAACTCCAGATTGACTTTAATCAAAGAAATGGTATTGTCCCACAGACGATCACAAAAGCAATTCAAAAAGAACTTGTGGAGGTCGAATATCCTGAACCACAAACCAGTGAGTATTCAGAAACAGTTGCACTGGCAGAAAACAAATCCACAAAAGACATTGAAAACCTGATTATTGACCTTGAAGAGGATATGCATCTTGCCGCAAAGAACCTTGAATTTGAAAAAGCTGCAGAATTAAGGGACAAAATCAACGACCTACGCAGGAAATATTCACTATAA
- a CDS encoding ferritin-like domain-containing protein, protein MLSKIPIDLNKVQLENKDKEILRAAIIAELDAINLYEEMADLADNDEIKSVLLDVAKEEKTHVGEFQTMLLKSDSQQVEELEAGKKEVEEELSK, encoded by the coding sequence TTGCTATCAAAAATTCCAATTGACCTCAATAAAGTACAGCTGGAAAACAAAGATAAAGAAATACTAAGAGCAGCGATAATTGCCGAATTGGATGCCATAAATCTTTATGAAGAAATGGCAGACCTTGCAGATAATGATGAAATCAAATCTGTACTCCTTGATGTTGCCAAGGAAGAAAAAACCCATGTCGGTGAATTCCAGACAATGCTTTTAAAGTCTGACTCACAGCAGGTTGAAGAACTGGAAGCCGGTAAAAAAGAAGTTGAAGAAGAATTGTCGAAGTAA
- a CDS encoding HAD family hydrolase: MLKAIIFDFDGVLADSMPYHAQAWKIAFEKAGIEINKDDIYEIEGSNHVGIIQLMFQKMGKSPQPHQFDEIAQEKRKIFSQIANLKNFEDMDKCLSQLKNKFKLAVVSGADRNAVFNMVGRFYPDVFDVIVTGEDVDNGKPSPEPYLKALGMLNVEKNECLVVENAPLGVDSAKNAGLYCVAVPTYVDPEKLDKADVVVEDHSDLKKYLQKIYSEQA; the protein is encoded by the coding sequence ATGTTAAAAGCAATAATTTTTGATTTTGATGGAGTACTTGCTGATTCCATGCCATATCATGCACAAGCATGGAAAATAGCATTTGAAAAAGCAGGGATTGAAATAAACAAAGACGATATATATGAAATAGAAGGGTCGAACCATGTAGGGATAATCCAGCTAATGTTTCAAAAGATGGGAAAATCCCCACAACCCCATCAGTTCGATGAAATCGCACAGGAAAAAAGGAAAATATTTTCACAAATCGCCAACCTGAAAAATTTTGAAGACATGGATAAATGCCTGTCCCAGCTTAAAAATAAATTTAAACTCGCGGTAGTATCAGGAGCCGATAGAAATGCTGTTTTTAATATGGTAGGTCGATTCTATCCTGATGTATTTGATGTCATAGTAACAGGAGAAGATGTTGATAATGGCAAACCTTCTCCCGAACCCTACCTGAAAGCATTGGGAATGCTTAATGTTGAAAAGAATGAATGTTTAGTTGTGGAAAATGCTCCATTGGGTGTTGATTCCGCGAAGAATGCAGGACTGTATTGTGTAGCTGTTCCAACCTATGTTGACCCTGAAAAACTGGATAAAGCTGATGTTGTGGTTGAAGACCATAGCGATCTCAAAAAATACCTGCAAAAAATATATTCAGAACAGGCATAA